In the genome of Limnothrix sp. FACHB-406, one region contains:
- a CDS encoding pentapeptide repeat-containing protein, translating into MTVFQDAGAPAEQAGADRSRVDLDAAIEQITQSLNLAERHPLSPEQRAVLDCLLARSGGAIDGPWAGAIAAIWANPQASFLDLLTLAQLNPQQDLTGRQLLGVRLEGCDLSGANLQRVNLRGSQLCDADLSGADLAEARLAGADLSGALLSDVNLTKADLHKASLALANLSGANLSGANLSGANLSRVNFHRAIVTGAVLGNNEGLTAEDYQQLVANGAIGDLHETESGG; encoded by the coding sequence GTGACGGTTTTTCAGGATGCAGGGGCCCCTGCGGAACAGGCGGGTGCGGATCGATCGCGCGTGGATTTGGATGCGGCGATCGAACAAATTACCCAATCGTTGAACCTGGCGGAGCGTCACCCCCTGTCGCCGGAGCAGCGAGCAGTGTTGGATTGCCTCCTGGCGCGATCGGGTGGAGCCATTGACGGGCCCTGGGCCGGGGCGATCGCGGCCATTTGGGCCAATCCGCAAGCCAGCTTTCTCGACTTGTTGACCCTGGCCCAACTGAATCCCCAACAAGACTTAACCGGCAGACAACTTCTGGGGGTGCGACTGGAGGGGTGTGACCTGAGCGGGGCCAATCTGCAACGGGTGAACCTACGGGGTTCCCAGCTTTGTGATGCGGACTTGAGCGGGGCCGATTTGGCGGAAGCACGCTTAGCCGGGGCAGATTTGTCCGGGGCCCTCTTGAGCGATGTCAATTTAACCAAAGCAGATCTGCACAAGGCCAGCTTGGCCCTGGCCAACCTGAGCGGGGCTAACCTAAGCGGGGCTAACCTGAGCGGGGCCAACTTGAGTCGGGTGAATTTTCATCGGGCGATCGTCACGGGTGCGGTCTTGGGCAATAACGAAGGACTAACGGCCGAAGACTATCAACAGTTGGTAGCCAACGGCGCGATCGGTGATCTCCATGAAACAGAGTCAGGCGGCTGA